The genomic window TAAAGAAGTTTCTTTCCTTTATGTTGGATTGTGACAGGGAAGTTGATTGGCTGTTTAGTTCACGAGACACTACTGGAATATGTTTAACACTTGACagaagtacctttaaaatttaAACGTTGAGCCAATGAGCACTTTCTCAGATGTATCAACCTGGGAAGGGTGCAGGGATTTGATTCTGGTTGGAGTCAGGGGTGCAGTGGGTATAGGGAGAAAGAGTTGGGGGGGTCAAGAGGGGATAAGCCCATCCTTTTTTTCCAAAAAGGGAAATTTTGAAGCCTGGGCTCTAGGATGTAAAGGATAAATTGGTTGTTTTTAGTAGGTGTTTTTTGGGGTCTGTTGATGATTTTGTATATAATACTGTTGGTTTTGTGGAGATGTCAGTTATGAATGAAGGCAtagaatagttttttttttttaggactaTATGAGAGCATGAGATGGTGAATTCCCTGCTTGATAATTAAACGTTTAGAAACAATAGTTTTAGGATATCCGAGTAGTTTCTGTAGCAATAGTTGTTTGATGATTGATAATTGGTGGCAACTGTTCCTCCTTGGCCATTTTTTGGGTATACAACTTTCCATGCATGAGTTGAAGattatgaagaagaagaggatgaacATGAAAAAACAATGATTAGAAAAAAGGTACTTTGGAAGGGTTGGAAACTGAAATCTGAACTAGATTGAGGTATTGCATCCACATCTAACAAAAAACAGTTTGCTAATGGATTTTGAGATGTGCATGGGGCAGTGTTGTGGGGTGGACTGGGAGATTTTTTGAGAGGTGGCAGCAGAAAATGCACTTATATATGCTCTGGTGCAGAATGATAGAAAGGAGTCGTCCATTGGATGGTGGTATTAAGATGGAGAAAGTGACAAACATAGTAAGTTAACTCAGAGTAATTGGATTATCTTGCTCCCGATTTACTTTACAGTAGTACCAACTTGTTGAAATATCCACTTCATCCTTAGAAAAATATGGTTTCTTTTCTATCCTGTGAGTCTGATGCTAGAGATATATTAACTGCCCATGTTCAGATATCTGATAAATTACCCATTTATGATGATATATCAATATTGATATCTCCATCCATTTCACAACTCACATGTACAAAAAAGAAGTGCTTTCATAAAATTCTAAGGTCCATCTATCAGTCTTCTCGGTATATTAGTGAATGTTACATGCAATGCATGTCTGAGGATAAAAGAAAAGGACTTAGAAACCATTGAGATAAGTTACATCTAAACAGTTTAAATACAAAATGTAAATAAAAACAAAGAAATGCAGCAAAAAAGGAAAGAGTagcaatatatataaaatatattaaaccaAAACTTAAAAcaggaaaaaaagagaaactaAAGACTAAAATTAGAAAACAACAAATATGTAAAACGAAAAACATAAAACATAATATGCAAACAAAAATGACTAGCAAAATAAAACACACTTTAAAAAAATAGCGcgaacataatttataaaataagaaaATGGATACCATGTGAGCAAGTACATCTTAAAGAAGTAAAATCAACCAAAATATAAACAGAAAACTAAAAGAAATGCATAAACAATATATGTAAAACTAAAAGTATGAATACCACGTGCATTTTCTTTGCTTATTCTAGACATCATTTTCACATGTCAAACTTATTTGGAAGGAGACGCTTAATTTTTGTAAAAGACAAATTGACATATCTTACTCAGTTCTTGTTCTTTTTCCATTAGTGGAATTGGTAGAGATTTGAATTGCCATACCTCCGCTTATTATGCTTTCACGTGAGAGTCTGCTGTTTCTAGCTATAGGATGGGGGACAGGGGGTCGCAGCATAGCACTTTCACTGAAGTGTTGAAGTGACTGTATGGTGGTCTATAAATGGAAGTGCCAGGAGAGGAATGTTGATTTTATGTATTGAATGTCACTTTAGATGCAAGGGtggatttttcttcttttcttataaCTGAAGGTGTTTCTGGAATGCTCAAGACCTTGGTGCAGAGGAGATTTGATTATTTTCTTTCATCTTCTGATGTctgattatttatttaattatccatgctCTTCTTTGTAAAAGCCTTCTGAAATAAGAGTTATATTTCCAAACTGATTTTTGTTTATTGCTTTGGGGTTTGGGGATGCAATCTTGCTTGTCCATCAAAAACAACTTGCACTATTACCGTGAATCTTCCTTGTGGTTTGGTTGAAGTGTTTGCTCTTGATAGAGTTATTGCACTGCTGTGGCAATCTTTTGAAAAAGAGATAGACATTGGTCTGTTTATGGTGTGTTTTTTTAATGATTTGTAGAAATATGCTCTAATATGAATCCTTGAGAtcttctgtttcttctttttttctttttttgtttcacAGAATTCCAAGTAAATGGTTATTTTTTTACCAGGAAATCATGTTGGAGTTTCGTGCTGGCAAGATGTTTCTTGATGGAACACGAGTGGTTCCAGATGCTCGCAAAGGACTTTTCCGCATAGGAAGGGTAAGCATTATTGTTAGAACAAGTTTTTTGTGGCAAATTTATACTGTCTTGGAATATCTTgagttttgagttattttttcacTTTCTAATCTTTCTGAACTCCAACTATATTTCTGTGGACTTGTATGGTTAGGGCGAGGAAGGCTTGGTCCATTTTCAGTGGCTTGATCGGAGTCAGAATATAGTTGAAGAAGTATCCCTGTCCATTTCATGTAATTCATGTTTGTACAACGACATCTTCATAAACTACAGTGTCTGATACCACCACTGGTGCCAACTTTTTGTGACAGAACATTTTCTTTCCCCTCCTTTTGAGTTAACtctgttcttttattaaaatgtTTAAAGAAATTCATGCATCCACTGGGTGGATTTCTTTGTAAGTGCACAAATCTTGCTCATGTTAAATGGTCTTGGGTACATGGCGCTTCTATGTTCCCTAATTAGTTTCATCTATTGACtgatccctttttctttttcctgatTCCAATTCTTTCCATCATGGACCTGAACCTTGCAAGGTCCTAGTATTAGCTTTCTTTTCAGTTATCAGAGATTGCTATTTCAGGTTTCTTTTTCTTGATAGACACTTCATCTCAGAACTTTCAAGCTTTGCCTTTCTTGACTCTAAATATCACAGGATCAGATCGTCTTCCCAGATGAAGCTGTTTTTGTGAAGGTTTCGTATTATATTAGACCATTGGTGCTTTTGGTTTTGATATACATTTTGATTATGCATTCCTGATGCATCTACTCTTTTTTTGCCCTTATTCAGGTGACTCAATCTTCTGAAAGAGTGTACATCTTAAAGTTTAACTCCGATGATAGGAAGTTCTTTTTCTGGATGCAGGTCTGCACTGTGttcatcctttttttttcatttatgtgTAAGAGCTTATTTAACATTTACTGCACATTTTTGGATATTTGACTTTTATATTCTGTTGTACTTCAGGAGCCAAGAGCTGATGGAGACACACAGATATGCAACTCTGTGAATAGCTACATTAATCGGCCTTTAGGTATTTTTAAATCATTCATGTGACAGTTTGTGATAATACTGTCTTTAATATAAACTGTATTTTTCAATCAACAAGATGTAATTGGTGAAGATGAGGCTGAAGCTTCGGTTCCTCTGCAAATGTCTGTGATGTCAGAAGATACTGCTGAGGATGATGTCTCATCCAGGTATGCACAAAGTATCAGCAAGCTAGTGGAAGTTGCAATCAGTTTGATGTTTAATTCTGTGTTAGATAAATATTGATCAGGCCAGAATATGCTTATGCATCCTAATTGAGTTTCTTGGCTAGTTAGGAGCTGTTTTATTCTTTTTTGTGCAGGGAACTATATCTTTCTCAGCAACTATTAAATTGCACATTGTACTCATTTACTTGCTTTATTCATAATTAGCCACAAGAATTAGTCAAAGGAATGAAACTTGTATTAGAATTCTTCTATTTTTACTTATGAACTTGCATTAGTTTATTCTATCttgtttatttattattatattgagCAAAAAAATGGATTGCAGAAGAAGTAGTAATTTGAAGAATGGCATATAGTTTACACTAAGTGGCATATAATTAGTTAATGATTTTGCTTTTCCTAAATATGTCTATTTAACTTGATGAACCTTGTATATAAGGGAGGGATTGTTTGAGAGTTGCAACTTGCATGTTCATAGTGAATCCACTATCTAGGGAAGCTTCCTTGGAAAATAAGTAAGATGAAGAAAAGAGTTGAAAATGTTGGGGTCAGCTTTATGGATCCTCATTTGTCCAATATTCCTATTAAGGGTTACCTCTGAAATAAAGAGTTGAAAGTGCAAGCTAGTATCAGTGTTCATGAAGAACTTTGTGAGCTGCTAGGTAAATCCAGTGTAAGAAAGAGATATGCATATAAATATCAGACAACAGTGCTCAATCTTGTCATCCTTTGCTCACTTATGTGTAAATTTGAAAAGTTGAGTGCAGCTTTGTGTGCACCTGGGGAAGTGAGATTTGCAGTTGCAACATTAATGCTGAAGAGAAGATGACAAAGCTTAATAACTAGTCAATGATATGAATCATGATATAATTCATTGACTCAAGGTTGGTGCACGAaccaatacatattttttttgcatttgtGATGAGTAGGAGAAAAATAATGCAAAACCTAGTGATTGAATGCTATCTGTTAGCACGAGTAATGGCATTTTTATCTGATGGAGAGGCTAATTTTAGAAATGAGAAAGTGGTGGTCCCCATGGAGATATTATTGGAACCAGATTTAAGCATGTGCGATGTACATGTGGTGGAAAGGATGTTGGAGATGTTTTAGAGGTACAGCTGCAACATGAGTCCTTGTGTCACGGTAATTAAATTGTGCACTTGCAAATGACTCTTTGGTTTTACCATTATGGGCATTTAAGATTGTATACATTAAACTCAAAAACTTTCTCATTGATGATGATATGCTTGAAGGATTATGATATAGCTTACTTTTTATTATGAAAATGAAATAGAAGACAGACTGCATATAACATATTGTTTCTTGTAAAGTTCTTTGTGAAGACACTTTCTTCCGGCCTACCACATTTTTATAAGTACTTCTAGAATTGTTTCTTTTagcattaaatatttgaattattacTAATAAAACAAGAATAGTGGAGGAAATTTTGGAAGCATTATTGGAGGATTGAGGAAAGAAGGGAAAGATTTTTTAGCAAGAACGTTTTTTGGAGCTAGAAGTCTGGGTCAAATTACTAGTTAATATTTGTTGTGTTGTAATTGGATAAGAATTACATAGaaattttgttataatatttgtcAAGTATGAGTAGGAGAAGGGGAAGTTAGAAAAACTAAAactgctgttttttttttttttttgtaaaaaaaaaaaatcttttgggccTTCCACCCTTGGCAACTAAAGAATTAGTCTTTGTTGGCATAGGCTCTactcttttatttctttaaaatataGAGCAATTTATCAATCTTAGATGTATCATAATATATAAATCTGGATGTCAAATTTAATATTTCACAACAATGACTTGGATTAGGCACCCTATAAGCTCGGCTTGCTCCAATTTGCTTCCcccctccccctttttttttttttgtggtttttGGGGTTGGGAGTGGGGGAGGAGGAGGGCGGAGGGTGCTGGCTCAAAATATgcatggtttgatttgatttgacacTGAACCAAGCTTGAGTTCCCTCAAAACTTTAATCTGCAAAACCAGGGGGAGAAGTGGAAGGGGCCTTTTTTCTTTCTTGGGTTGGGTTTGGGGATGTGGAGACTATTGCTAGAGTCTGCCTGGGCACCTCAATTGAAGCCTAGCCTGTAGCTATCCAACCACTAGCAGCCCTTTGATACTAAAAGGCTTCTTTTGTTTCCATTTTGATTCCCCCTTTTTTGGatacttctttccttttcttccctcttttttccttccttttattttctctcattccTGTTTCCTCTTGTTTGCAAAATTCTTCCTTTTTTATTgtccttattcttcttcccttttcttttcctttccatcTTCTTTCCCCTGTTTTGCTTTTTATGttctttattctctttttttatcTTCCCTGTTTTCTGTATTTCCTATTTTCACCTTATTGTGATCTTTGGGATGAGATTACATGATTATTGTTAAGTATGTGGCTTaggttttttttttataataattataaataatgAAAACTTGTAAAAAATTTGTATTGTAACAATTTTCTTTTGTGTTCATTTATCACTCTTATATTTAAGCTTGAGGATTGTTGAATGATGAGAGCATTCCTTGGTTTGGCTAGCCTATGCTCctattatggtattttttttgtaTGATTTGGAAAGAATTAGGTTGATTATGTTATTTTTTAATGTATtttctgcctttttttttttttgaaaaatgaagcACTTGAGTCAGTTGCCAATTCATCTAGGTACCTAGGTGGTGCGAAGGCGGTCTGAGGGTCCCTTACCAATTAGGGCTGCCTCATTGCCTTGACATGCTTGGGTGGAGGAGAGGAGAGGTGTGATACCGTGCATGTGGTGGTTGGTTAGAAATGACGTGGATGATGATAGATTCATCGGCAATATGATGAATGTCTGCTTATGTGAAGAAGAGAGCAAGGAGAGAGGAATCCCGAACAGGGGAGGAATTGATCTATCATGTAAGCAACAATAGATAGCATACGGCGGTTGGGTATGGAGGGGTTGAAGAGGTATAGGGAACATGAAAGATGATGGGGTCAACCGGTGGAAGGGTTAGGTGAAGCGAAGTCTTCTACTTGCCTTTAATCTAGTCATCCATCTTGGAGGGGTGGTCCAGATCAATGATATTTTATAAACAAATAATTATAATAGTCAGGTTGAATAGGAGTGGAGCTCATTTAGGCTGTGTTAGCTCATCTTCCTTGAATTCCACTTGGGTTTGATTTGGGCCTTAGTCCTTCCTGAACACTTGTTTTCCTATAGCCCAAATCCACCTAGATTTTGGCTCGTCGGATAGGCCTTGGACCATGGGCCCAGAACCAACATCACTTCATTGAATCCTTTACCAGCACTAATTATGGGCATGTAAATTACAATATGGCAAGTGAGGACAAATTCATGTTGAAAGGCTATTATTTCAGCATAAATGCCACATTTGGTTGACAGAATGAGGGTTAGCATAAAATATGTATTCCCACTTAGGCCCTCTTCTGATGTTTAGGTTGTGGCATAGGTATCAGAATCACATTTCACCGTTCCTTTGAAGATAGGAATTGTGATTTCATTCTTAGATAGGAGATATGGTCATTCTTATCCATATGTGAATGAATATTgtttccactatgagttattttgcTGTATTTGTGATATCAAACAAGAATGATGATTTCTTTGTTGCAGATTAATAGTGGCATTTATGATTTAAAATGGCaaagaatattaaaatttgattttaaaagagATTAACTATGGTTTTGTTTCTTAGTCAAGTGTATATTCTAAAAATTGTAACAAAATATTCCATCTGGCTTATAACTGGAAGTTACTGGAATAGAATTGCCACTTCTTTCCTTTGCATTCTTTCATTTTGTAGCTGAAAAATGTGATAGAAATGCTCATTCTGATTCCTTGTTTTGCTTTTCCATTTAATTCAAATTTCCACTCTGGTTCTTTTGATTCTTGCACACCAGAGAAGTTTAAGAACTTCCATGTTTCCAATACTACCGTATCCCTTGAAATTCTTGAACGAAGCAATTTAGCTATATCTACTGGTAACTGGAGGGGTATTTTACCAGTGCATGGCTTTCTCATTCAGTGAAAAATTTGAACTCATACCAGTGATGTTAAATGTTAAGCTTATCAATCTTTGTAGCATTAGCCATCCTTTTGTTTTGGAATGGATTTAgcattattaatcatataaactTTAAAGGAGTGTGTGTGTAAGGTGTTTGATGGTGTCGATTGCTAAAGGGGTAGATTCATCTTCCCTTGGATTAATTTTCTATTGCCTTTTTATATTTGACACTCCCAATGCAATATATGCATTTTTCCTTAAATGCCTCCCACTATTATCTTGTTTGCTTTTTGTGTAACTGAACTGCCAAGATCACAATCATCAGCACCAAAGATATGCTGTCTATTTTCCCTTTATAggccttctttttttcctttctttcactCCTCTTATCTTTAATACaagatttcttttttatttttcgctCCTCTGAACGCTCTTCTACCAATTGGCATTCGGGTAAAACATATAGCCAACAGCTAACCAGTTGATAGCTTCTTTGTAATGTGAAAAGGGGGGCCAGTGAAGTTCTTCCGCATGGACCTACTCTTGGTGAATAATAGGAATTACTATATTCATCTATTTTGGTGGTAAATCATTTTCTGTTTTTCATCCAGTTAGAGCTGCTGATGACTAGTTCATATAATTCTTTTTGGAGCTTTGTCCTTGGAAACCAGCACCTGATGGCTGTCTAAGACATTTCCTTCTCATGCATTTACACTCCTAATGAAGCAGTCTTTGTGATCAGTTTCTTTTGATCTCGATAATATGGATGTTGAGTAATTTTTTTTCCTTGCCTTTTCTGTGAGTTTATTGAGTCTTTTATTGATTTTCCCACTTTTTTCGTATCTTATCTGAAAGCTTCTGATATTTTCTTCGGCTTTTCATATACTTAGAGCTGGAAACTTGGTTGGTCAAAGCATGTCTGTCGAGTTGGCTGGTGAAGTAACCTCGTCTGCTGGACCTGTACAATTGGCAGATTTACAAAGGATTTTGCGAAGCATTCAACCATCAGGTATCGTTTTCTTTCCTATTCATAGAGGTATCATTTACTTTGATTCTGTGAGCTTCTGAAATTTATTTCATTGCTGCTGTAGATGCTGTTGAAGATCCTGATGCAGGTAAACCCTAATTGAATTTTGAGGTTTTAATTGTATGATTTTGTGTGAGTGCATGACCTCCTTTTTTTGGCAACTTATGATCTTGTTTTGGTTATCAGGATTAGGATTAGGAGATATTTTGAAGCCTGATTTAGTCATGCCATTGATCGAAACTTTGCCACTTGAACAACAATTGGCATCATATTTACCAGAGGTATCTGCCAATTGCAAACACTTAGTGGAGAT from Elaeis guineensis isolate ETL-2024a chromosome 4, EG11, whole genome shotgun sequence includes these protein-coding regions:
- the LOC105043461 gene encoding 26S proteasome regulatory subunit RPN13 isoform X2 — protein: MGSPTMEGVASLQEIMLEFRAGKMFLDGTRVVPDARKGLFRIGRGEEGLVHFQWLDRSQNIVEEDQIVFPDEAVFVKVTQSSERVYILKFNSDDRKFFFWMQEPRADGDTQICNSVNSYINRPLDVIGEDEAEASVPLQMSVMSEDTAEDDVSSRAGNLVGQSMSVELAGEVTSSAGPVQLADLQRILRSIQPSDAVEDPDAGLGLGDILKPDLVMPLIETLPLEQQLASYLPEGSWTPADLMELLQSPLFRQQVDAFTHVLRTGQIDLSQFGINPSK
- the LOC105043461 gene encoding 26S proteasome regulatory subunit RPN13 isoform X1 — its product is MGSPTMEGVASLQEIMLEFRAGKMFLDGTRVVPDARKGLFRIGRGEEGLVHFQWLDRSQNIVEEDQIVFPDEAVFVKVTQSSERVYILKFNSDDRKFFFWMQEPRADGDTQICNSVNSYINRPLDVIGEDEAEASVPLQMSVMSEDTAEDDVSSRAGNLVGQSMSVELAGEVTSSAGPVQLADLQRILRSIQPSDAVEDPDAGLGLGDILKPDLVMPLIETLPLEQQLASYLPEGSWTPADLMELLQSPLFRQQVDAFTHVLRTGQIDLSQFGINPSKYKFTVLSFLEALEDSVLKSSEPEGAQSKQDENKDAQSQRCGGSDAMDES